A genomic window from Sebastes fasciatus isolate fSebFas1 chromosome 7, fSebFas1.pri, whole genome shotgun sequence includes:
- the LOC141770848 gene encoding uncharacterized protein LOC141770848 gives MTPYFCLLLCWLALPLQGLEILDPEEVEYIRSHATATVGGSVILDCGSTVPTIFIWGFTKPGTDNNVAVAYNYGQGPKLQSQSSHLGRMQVPVNSSALVIEELQRDAEGMYTCQALYDTDEGARITFYFTRLEVEDD, from the exons ATGACTCCTTATTTCTGCTTGCTCCTCTGCTGGCTGGCTCTTCCTCTCCAAG GTCTGGAGATACTTGACCCGGAGGAGGTGGAATACATTCGCTCCCATGCTACAGCGACAGTGGGAGGCTCGGTCATCTTGGACTGTGGGTCCACCGTTCCAACCATCTTCATCTGGGGATTCACCAAACCAGGCACTGATAACAACGTAGCGGTGGCTTACAACTACGGACAAGGCCCAAAGCTGCAGTCTCAGTCGAGCCACTTGGGTCGGATGCAGGTGCCCGTCAACAGCTCGGCTTTGGTCATAGAGGAGCTTCAGAGGGACGCAGAGGGGATGTACACCTGCCAGGCTCTGTACGATACAGACGAAGGGGCCAGGATAACGTTCTACTTCACCCGGCTGGAGGTGGAGGACGACTAA